The following are from one region of the Staphylococcus schleiferi genome:
- the lacB gene encoding galactose-6-phosphate isomerase subunit LacB, which yields MKIAIGCDHIVTDVKMRISEHLKDLGHEVIDFGTYDKHRTHYPIFGKLTAESVVKQEADLGVVLCGTGVGISVSANKTPGARVALVRDTTSARIAKQQYNCNLIAVGGAVTGIDLIKNIVETFINTEYKHTDENEALIRQIDHVLESEDVHYTDDMFDLYLEKWNQGAYQD from the coding sequence ATGAAAATAGCGATTGGCTGTGATCACATTGTTACAGATGTAAAAATGAGGATTTCTGAACATTTAAAAGATTTAGGGCATGAAGTTATTGACTTTGGTACATACGATAAGCACCGCACGCACTACCCTATTTTTGGAAAATTGACGGCAGAAAGTGTCGTTAAACAAGAAGCAGATTTAGGTGTTGTTTTATGTGGAACGGGTGTTGGCATTAGTGTTTCTGCGAATAAAACACCTGGTGCACGTGTAGCTCTTGTGCGTGATACTACAAGTGCACGAATTGCAAAGCAACAATATAACTGCAACCTTATTGCAGTTGGAGGTGCAGTGACGGGGATTGACTTAATCAAAAATATTGTCGAAACATTTATTAACACTGAATATAAGCACACAGATGAAAACGAAGCATTGATTCGGCAAATTGATCATGTATTAGAGTCAGAAGATGTTCATTACACTGACGATATGTTTGATTTGTATTTAGAAAAATGGAATCAAGGGGCTTACCAAGATTAA
- a CDS encoding lactose/cellobiose PTS transporter subunit IIB — protein sequence MIPFIITPIINSWILKFFVEQLGMNGFMHLLPWPTPAPIGIYMASNFAMLSLVLIAVLLIVDFIIWYPFVRAYDKIKLDEERSTVTAESSNDLKDTSDTKTEQENESSYDQSTHNFSANVLVVCAGGGTSGILANALNKTTKEKGVQLEATARAYGQDMDLIRDMDVVILAPQMDSMKDEMKKITDQYDAQLMTTTGREYIALTRDGDAALTKIANLIRQKN from the coding sequence ATGATTCCTTTTATCATTACGCCTATTATTAATTCATGGATTTTAAAATTCTTTGTTGAACAATTAGGGATGAATGGTTTTATGCACTTACTTCCATGGCCTACACCAGCACCGATTGGTATATACATGGCTAGCAATTTTGCAATGCTTTCTCTTGTTTTAATAGCCGTATTATTGATAGTGGATTTTATTATTTGGTATCCATTTGTACGTGCATACGACAAAATCAAGCTTGATGAAGAACGCAGTACTGTAACTGCTGAATCAAGCAATGATTTAAAAGATACCTCTGATACAAAGACTGAACAAGAAAATGAATCTTCATATGACCAATCGACTCACAACTTTAGTGCCAATGTTTTAGTCGTCTGTGCAGGTGGCGGAACAAGTGGTATCCTAGCTAACGCACTTAACAAAACAACAAAAGAAAAAGGCGTTCAGTTAGAGGCAACCGCTCGTGCATATGGTCAAGACATGGATTTGATTCGTGACATGGATGTTGTAATCCTTGCACCACAAATGGATTCAATGAAAGATGAAATGAAGAAAATAACAGATCAATATGACGCACAACTAATGACTACAACTGGACGTGAATACATTGCGTTAACACGTGACGGAGATGCGGCATTAACAAAAATAGCTAACTTGATTCGTCAGAAAAATTAA
- a CDS encoding phage tail tape measure protein: protein MAGPIGNMVIRVDLDGSGFNKGIAGLNRQMRLVSKEMSANLSKFSRYDNSLEKSKVRVDGLTKRQQVQAQKVRELKNNYDQLSKETGENSAKTQAAAAKYNQAYAELNKYERELNEATAEMKRLETQQRALNTTMGKIGSKFSQWVPKLQDIGKKMQAVGKSMTLHVTAPVVAGFGLAAKKSIDFDDSMRKVKATSGATSGEFQQLRDKALEMGAKTKFSASQSAEALNYMALAGWDTKDMLNGIDGVMQLAAASGEDLAEVSDIVTDGLSAFGLKAKDSSHFADVLAQTSSKANTDVHGLGEAFKYVAPVAGSFGFSVEDTSIALGLMANSGVKASQAGTALKTMMTRLTGTSGEAKKTMEKLGITITDSQGQMLPFRDIMDQLRKSIGGLSEAQQSAAVKTLFGQEAMSGILPIINASDEDYKKLTKSIDNSTGASERMSKEMEGGIGGSIRRMKSAIESMAISIGDVLAPHIRRAADLLASLADKFTSMPGWAKTAVVGIGVFAAALGPLILTMGAFTASIGSIMGTLGPLMIGIKTAGGLMGFLGTKAPLAAKGLTLVGTAFKFMLGPIGLAIAAVVAIGTAFVIAYKKSETFRNIVNKVINPVVNGFKKLWGVAQSVFNSLKSLLSGNTLPTVDLLSKIMPKASAKKVALTLLQIRQAFIDAFGAIWRFAQEIGNKLTRFWKDNGDDIIQAFKNIGEFFKGFFIEARNQIGPNLKEFGDLIKTIFNGVIVPTIKVAMKVIWQIMKFTWPLIKVLIVDT, encoded by the coding sequence ATGGCAGGGCCTATTGGCAATATGGTTATACGTGTTGATTTAGACGGTAGTGGCTTTAATAAAGGTATTGCAGGTTTAAATCGACAAATGAGGCTTGTTTCTAAGGAAATGAGCGCCAACTTATCAAAATTTAGCCGTTATGACAACTCTTTAGAAAAATCTAAGGTAAGAGTTGACGGTTTAACCAAACGCCAACAAGTACAAGCTCAAAAAGTTAGAGAGTTAAAAAATAATTATGATCAGTTATCAAAAGAAACTGGAGAAAATAGTGCAAAAACACAAGCGGCAGCCGCTAAGTATAACCAAGCATATGCCGAATTAAATAAATACGAACGCGAATTAAATGAAGCAACAGCTGAGATGAAACGTTTAGAAACGCAACAACGTGCTTTAAACACAACAATGGGTAAAATAGGTTCTAAATTTAGTCAGTGGGTACCTAAACTACAAGACATCGGTAAAAAGATGCAAGCTGTGGGTAAATCAATGACTCTACACGTTACTGCACCAGTAGTAGCAGGTTTTGGTTTAGCCGCTAAAAAAAGTATAGACTTTGACGACTCTATGCGTAAAGTTAAAGCCACATCAGGTGCAACGAGCGGAGAATTCCAACAACTTCGCGATAAAGCGCTTGAAATGGGTGCAAAAACTAAGTTTAGTGCCAGTCAATCAGCAGAAGCTTTGAATTACATGGCCTTAGCCGGGTGGGATACCAAAGATATGCTTAACGGTATCGATGGCGTCATGCAATTAGCAGCTGCGTCTGGCGAAGATTTAGCCGAAGTTAGTGACATCGTTACAGATGGATTAAGTGCGTTTGGTTTAAAAGCTAAAGACAGTAGTCATTTTGCTGACGTACTTGCTCAAACAAGTTCCAAAGCAAATACTGATGTTCATGGTTTAGGCGAAGCATTTAAATATGTTGCACCAGTTGCAGGTTCGTTCGGGTTCTCTGTGGAAGATACATCCATCGCATTAGGCTTAATGGCTAACTCTGGTGTTAAAGCATCGCAAGCGGGTACAGCTCTAAAAACTATGATGACTAGGCTGACCGGAACGAGTGGTGAGGCTAAAAAAACAATGGAAAAATTGGGTATTACAATCACTGATAGCCAAGGACAAATGTTACCTTTCAGAGATATTATGGACCAATTAAGAAAAAGTATCGGTGGATTATCTGAAGCACAACAATCAGCTGCAGTAAAAACATTATTTGGACAAGAGGCTATGAGTGGTATCTTACCAATCATCAACGCGTCTGACGAAGATTATAAAAAACTAACTAAGTCTATTGATAATTCAACTGGTGCATCCGAACGCATGTCTAAAGAGATGGAAGGCGGTATCGGTGGTTCTATTCGTCGAATGAAATCAGCTATTGAATCAATGGCTATAAGCATAGGCGATGTTTTAGCACCCCATATACGTAGAGCGGCAGATTTACTTGCATCTTTAGCAGATAAATTTACCAGCATGCCAGGTTGGGCAAAGACAGCTGTTGTGGGTATAGGTGTTTTCGCTGCAGCTTTAGGTCCATTAATACTTACGATGGGAGCATTTACAGCATCAATTGGTAGTATTATGGGTACATTAGGACCTTTAATGATAGGCATCAAAACAGCAGGCGGTTTAATGGGGTTTTTAGGTACAAAAGCACCATTAGCAGCTAAAGGTTTAACTTTGGTTGGTACTGCATTTAAATTTATGTTAGGGCCAATCGGATTAGCTATTGCAGCAGTTGTAGCAATCGGTACAGCATTTGTGATAGCCTATAAAAAATCAGAAACTTTTAGAAATATCGTAAACAAAGTAATTAATCCGGTTGTAAATGGTTTCAAAAAACTTTGGGGCGTTGCACAATCGGTATTTAATTCGTTAAAAAGTTTACTATCTGGTAATACACTACCAACTGTAGACTTACTTTCTAAAATAATGCCTAAAGCAAGCGCTAAAAAAGTCGCATTAACATTACTTCAAATTAGACAAGCTTTTATAGATGCTTTTGGTGCGATTTGGCGTTTTGCTCAAGAGATAGGTAACAAGCTCACTCGTTTTTGGAAAGATAATGGTGACGATATTATCCAAGCGTTCAAAAACATAGGAGAGTTTTTTAAAGGGTTTTTTATTGAAGCTCGAAACCAAATAGGGCCTAATCTAAAAGAGTTTGGCGACTTAATAAAAACTATTTTTAACGGCGTAATTGTTCCAACCATTAAGGTTGCCATGAAAGTGATATGGCAAATTATGAAATTTACATGGCCACTTATTAAAGTGTTGATTGTAGATACGTAG
- a CDS encoding DeoR/GlpR family DNA-binding transcription regulator, whose product MKLKDERHQYILDQIEQKRIARVLDLSKDLNVAEMTIRRDLKELESQGYLQRIHGGAKALSSPNPTIYKEQSRQDKKAMNTAAKKIIAQKCSTLIHDVVDDNEEVVFIGSGTTNEAIFDYIKEKRLTIVTNSMDIFMQYKGLAHIDTYLVGGRYREKTGTFVGQYAENMIRQFEITKAFIGANGIVNQEITTANEAEGACHQVVIETAEQVYINADRTKFDVKALFTFATLNQVTAVITDDVAKIEQNPMFFI is encoded by the coding sequence ATGAAATTGAAAGATGAACGTCATCAGTATATACTTGATCAAATCGAACAAAAAAGAATCGCACGTGTGTTAGATTTGTCGAAAGATTTAAATGTAGCCGAAATGACGATACGTCGTGATTTAAAAGAACTTGAGTCACAAGGTTATTTGCAACGTATACATGGTGGCGCTAAAGCTTTATCCTCCCCTAACCCAACGATTTATAAAGAACAATCAAGACAAGATAAGAAAGCAATGAATACAGCAGCTAAAAAAATCATCGCACAAAAGTGTAGTACACTTATCCATGATGTTGTTGATGATAATGAGGAAGTTGTATTTATTGGTTCAGGCACCACGAACGAAGCCATTTTTGATTATATAAAAGAGAAAAGATTGACGATTGTAACGAACTCTATGGATATATTTATGCAGTATAAAGGCTTGGCACATATTGATACGTACTTAGTTGGTGGTCGATATCGAGAAAAAACAGGTACTTTTGTAGGCCAATATGCTGAAAATATGATTCGTCAATTTGAAATTACAAAGGCATTCATCGGCGCAAATGGGATCGTAAACCAAGAAATAACGACAGCAAATGAAGCTGAAGGTGCCTGCCATCAAGTTGTTATTGAAACTGCTGAGCAAGTTTATATTAATGCAGATCGAACAAAATTCGATGTCAAAGCGTTATTTACATTCGCTACACTGAATCAAGTTACAGCTGTCATCACAGATGATGTTGCAAAAATCGAACAAAATCCTATGTTTTTTATTTGA
- a CDS encoding DUF2951 family protein: MFGFIKRREHEWRILRLEENDKDMFKKLDNIEHSLRTQEKVYDKLDRTFEELKRDRLKDEQNKKENAKNIKDLKMWMLGVIGTIASTIVIAILRTFFGI, encoded by the coding sequence ATGTTTGGTTTTATCAAACGACGGGAGCATGAATGGCGCATTTTGCGCTTGGAAGAAAATGATAAAGATATGTTTAAAAAACTAGATAACATTGAACATAGTCTTCGAACGCAAGAAAAAGTTTACGATAAGCTTGATAGAACTTTTGAAGAATTAAAACGCGATAGATTGAAAGATGAGCAGAATAAGAAAGAAAACGCCAAAAACATTAAAGATTTGAAAATGTGGATGCTGGGTGTTATAGGCACGATTGCAAGTACGATCGTTATTGCTATCCTGCGTACATTTTTTGGCATTTAA
- a CDS encoding RpiB/LacA/LacB family sugar-phosphate isomerase: MKLYLNATTKGQALKEKLLSFLVAKGHDVVDLTSSEDGDDVFKVTQQTVMKIQSDLESKAIIVDDYGIAPFIIANKYKHIICASVSDEQSSKMTRRHNNTNIIVLGSEIIGATLVQNCADAFFKADYDAGRHQIRIDMLNHMC; the protein is encoded by the coding sequence ATGAAATTGTACCTCAATGCGACAACAAAAGGACAAGCATTAAAAGAAAAATTGCTTTCTTTTTTGGTAGCTAAAGGTCATGACGTCGTGGATTTAACAAGTTCAGAAGATGGAGACGATGTTTTCAAAGTAACCCAACAGACTGTTATGAAGATTCAGAGTGATTTAGAAAGTAAAGCGATTATCGTTGATGACTATGGCATTGCCCCATTTATCATTGCGAACAAATATAAACACATTATTTGTGCCAGTGTATCCGATGAGCAATCTTCTAAAATGACAAGACGTCATAATAATACGAACATCATCGTTTTAGGTTCAGAAATTATAGGTGCAACACTTGTGCAAAATTGTGCAGACGCCTTTTTTAAAGCTGATTACGATGCAGGTCGTCATCAAATTAGAATCGATATGCTCAATCATATGTGTTAA
- the lacD gene encoding tagatose-bisphosphate aldolase, giving the protein MVKDLSHLVNDKGFIAALAIDQRGALKRMLGNDISDKAIEQFKVIVSESLTPYASSILLDPEYGLPAAACREPLCGLMLAYEKTGYDKTEPGRLPDLLDNWSVKRLKEAGANAIKLLIYVDVDESEDINIKKEAFVERVGAECHSEDIPFFLEILTYDATIEDNQSIEYAKLKPHKVNQAMEIYSQPRFQVDVLKVEIPVNMSFVEGFSEKEVVYTQSEAAQHFKAQADHTPLPYIFLSAGVSAQLFQETLIFAHKSGSTFNGVLCGRATWAGATQLYRNENMSQAQSWLTNEGVKNIEALNKVLEKTATPIQSL; this is encoded by the coding sequence ATGGTAAAAGACTTATCTCATTTAGTGAATGATAAAGGCTTTATTGCAGCATTGGCGATTGATCAACGTGGTGCATTAAAGCGAATGTTAGGAAATGATATTTCAGATAAAGCTATCGAACAATTTAAAGTTATCGTTTCTGAATCTTTGACACCTTATGCATCTAGCATTTTATTAGATCCTGAATATGGCCTTCCAGCTGCTGCTTGCAGAGAGCCATTGTGTGGTTTAATGTTAGCTTATGAAAAAACAGGCTATGATAAAACCGAACCAGGTCGACTTCCAGATTTACTTGATAATTGGTCTGTTAAGCGTTTAAAAGAGGCTGGCGCAAATGCTATTAAGTTACTTATTTATGTTGACGTAGATGAATCAGAAGACATAAATATTAAAAAGGAAGCATTTGTTGAACGTGTGGGCGCAGAGTGTCATTCTGAAGATATACCTTTCTTCTTAGAAATATTGACTTATGATGCGACTATTGAAGACAACCAAAGTATTGAATACGCAAAATTAAAGCCGCATAAAGTTAATCAAGCGATGGAAATATACAGTCAACCACGTTTTCAAGTTGATGTTTTAAAAGTAGAAATTCCTGTTAACATGTCATTTGTTGAAGGATTTAGTGAAAAAGAAGTCGTTTATACACAATCTGAGGCAGCGCAACATTTTAAAGCTCAGGCGGATCATACGCCTCTACCTTATATTTTCTTAAGTGCAGGTGTATCTGCTCAGTTGTTCCAAGAAACATTGATTTTTGCCCATAAATCTGGCTCAACATTTAATGGCGTGCTTTGTGGAAGAGCGACATGGGCAGGCGCAACACAACTGTACCGTAATGAAAACATGAGCCAAGCGCAATCGTGGCTTACAAACGAAGGGGTTAAAAATATAGAAGCCTTAAACAAAGTATTAGAGAAGACAGCCACACCTATTCAATCATTATAA
- a CDS encoding peptidoglycan DD-metalloendopeptidase family protein: protein MANGLKSIIGRIKDHITGMVKAIKDGLNGLIKGLNWVGSKLSLPKIPKLSTGTQRINRHIRTTSDGRLKQGTMAVVGDKGPGNGKGLDGRRELIQYPNGRTALTPAKDTTTWLPKGSRVISGSMRQQYEEAEGAGMYPRFSVGTWLGKSTNWLADKTGAIGSAIKKSASWLTDKIGDVMDFIDSPGKLFNKVMSLMGVDFGSLTKGMGIVGQIARAAFAKIKKGAIDWIKGGFDAQAGDGSVFDGFRILQPYSAPPKAPNPNYPFNGGVHHGVDYDTPVGTPIRTPMGGRVRSWYDNYGGGKAITVQKGRTFLWFMHLSEQLRRTGEQIKAGQLIGKSGNTGSMTNYRHLHFQVNQGGEANRFSTDPIPWLRKNDKTGGGKGYPAGSGAAYASRVISQAQSILGGRYKSRYIHDQMMRVAKRESNYQPNVVNNWDINALRGDPSRGLFQIIGSTFRANAKSGYTNFNNPLHQAISAMRYIVARYGWGGFKRAGDYAYATGGKVYNGLYNLGEEGYPEWIIPTDPSRASDAAKLLALASKDISKNKRPKNFNSGSIGNDDTRNSKLESKLDTMIGLLIKLVGSNDTIADKDFSPVIDNFGLSDFINSTVDKRERNNSRKSRFKPGCALI, encoded by the coding sequence ATGGCTAACGGATTAAAAAGTATAATCGGTCGTATTAAAGACCACATTACAGGAATGGTTAAAGCCATAAAAGATGGATTGAATGGTTTAATCAAAGGATTGAACTGGGTAGGTTCTAAATTAAGCTTACCTAAAATACCTAAATTATCTACAGGGACTCAACGCATAAACAGACATATACGCACTACATCTGATGGACGATTAAAACAAGGTACTATGGCTGTTGTGGGGGACAAAGGACCGGGTAATGGTAAAGGTCTAGATGGACGTCGTGAGTTAATACAGTACCCTAACGGACGCACAGCTTTAACTCCTGCAAAAGATACAACGACATGGCTCCCTAAAGGCTCACGCGTCATCAGCGGTAGTATGCGACAGCAATATGAAGAAGCAGAAGGCGCAGGTATGTATCCGCGTTTTAGCGTAGGAACGTGGCTTGGTAAATCTACAAATTGGCTTGCTGACAAAACCGGAGCAATAGGTAGTGCAATAAAAAAAAGCGCTAGTTGGCTTACAGACAAAATCGGTGATGTTATGGACTTTATTGATAGTCCGGGCAAACTTTTTAACAAAGTAATGTCTCTGATGGGTGTCGATTTTGGAAGTCTGACAAAAGGCATGGGCATTGTCGGTCAAATTGCACGTGCTGCATTTGCAAAAATCAAAAAAGGTGCAATTGATTGGATTAAAGGCGGATTCGACGCACAAGCTGGTGACGGGTCTGTATTTGATGGCTTTAGAATATTACAACCATATTCAGCACCACCGAAAGCCCCTAACCCTAACTATCCATTTAATGGCGGCGTCCATCACGGTGTTGACTATGATACACCAGTCGGCACGCCAATTCGTACGCCTATGGGCGGTCGTGTTAGAAGTTGGTACGATAATTACGGTGGTGGTAAAGCTATTACTGTGCAAAAAGGTCGTACTTTCCTATGGTTTATGCACTTATCTGAACAGTTGCGTAGAACAGGTGAACAAATTAAAGCAGGTCAATTAATCGGTAAATCGGGTAATACTGGTTCTATGACAAACTACCGGCACTTGCATTTTCAGGTCAATCAAGGCGGGGAAGCAAATAGATTTTCTACAGACCCGATTCCTTGGTTACGTAAAAATGACAAAACTGGTGGCGGTAAAGGCTATCCTGCCGGCTCAGGCGCAGCGTATGCGAGTCGTGTTATCAGTCAAGCACAGAGTATTCTTGGTGGCAGATATAAATCGCGTTACATTCATGACCAAATGATGCGCGTAGCAAAGCGTGAGTCAAACTATCAACCTAACGTAGTAAATAACTGGGACATTAACGCGTTGCGTGGTGACCCGTCAAGAGGATTATTCCAGATTATCGGTTCTACATTTAGAGCTAACGCTAAATCTGGTTACACTAACTTTAACAATCCACTGCATCAAGCAATCTCAGCAATGCGATATATTGTTGCTCGTTATGGTTGGGGTGGCTTTAAGCGTGCAGGTGACTATGCATACGCAACTGGCGGTAAAGTCTACAACGGCTTGTATAATCTCGGTGAAGAAGGTTATCCAGAATGGATTATTCCAACTGATCCATCGCGTGCAAGTGACGCAGCAAAATTATTAGCATTAGCAAGTAAGGATATTAGCAAGAATAAACGTCCTAAAAACTTTAACAGTGGTAGTATTGGCAACGATGATACTCGTAATAGCAAATTAGAAAGTAAGTTAGACACAATGATAGGTTTACTTATCAAGTTAGTCGGCAGTAACGATACAATCGCGGACAAAGATTTTAGTCCAGTTATCGACAACTTTGGATTAAGCGATTTTATCAATTCAACAGTGGATAAACGCGAACGTAACAATTCACGTAAATCAAGATTTAAGCCAGGATGTGCATTGATTTAA
- the lacG gene encoding 6-phospho-beta-galactosidase, protein MIALPKTFILGAATAAYQVEGASKEDGKGRVLWDAFLEKEGRFSPDPASDFYRRYEEDIRLAHEHGITALRISIAWSRIFPNGSGEPNVKGVEYYRKVFETCLRYDIEPYVTLHHFDTPETLFLQGDWLNKNQISAFEDYAAFVFEAYHDIVKHWITINEPIAYAQGQYLSGAFPPGEKYERLKCVQSQHNQLVAHSRVVNLFKEKGYQGEIGLVHALTQFYSIDQQPQNIEATRKHDIFMNGFMLDATFLGYYTDEKLTTIKTILADEFEQLDIRKEELDTLKIAAPQLDFIGINYYQSNWIQYHQDESYIFHNGTGDKGTSVYRIAGIGEVVKNDKIPTTDWDWYIYPEGLYDMIQRIQNDYPNYKKMLVTENGLGYKDQWIDEETPINDQVRIDYIATHLEAISKAIKEGARVDGYFVWSLQDMFSWSNGYNKRYGLFYIDFETQKRYVKKSALWYRELAKTIAQQS, encoded by the coding sequence ATGATAGCATTACCTAAAACTTTTATCTTAGGTGCCGCAACAGCAGCATATCAAGTTGAAGGTGCAAGCAAAGAAGATGGGAAAGGTCGCGTTTTATGGGATGCGTTTTTAGAAAAAGAGGGGCGATTTAGTCCTGATCCAGCGAGTGATTTTTATCGCCGTTATGAAGAAGACATCCGTTTAGCTCATGAACATGGTATTACAGCGCTGCGTATTTCAATTGCATGGTCACGCATATTTCCAAATGGAAGTGGCGAGCCGAATGTGAAAGGGGTTGAATACTATCGCAAAGTATTTGAAACATGTCTTCGATACGATATAGAGCCTTACGTTACTTTGCATCATTTTGATACGCCTGAAACATTGTTTTTACAAGGAGACTGGCTCAATAAAAATCAAATTTCAGCATTTGAGGATTATGCCGCTTTTGTTTTTGAAGCATATCATGACATTGTTAAACATTGGATAACGATAAATGAACCTATTGCCTATGCACAAGGACAGTATCTTTCTGGTGCGTTTCCACCAGGTGAAAAGTATGAGCGTCTAAAATGTGTCCAATCTCAACACAATCAACTCGTTGCACATAGTCGTGTTGTCAATTTGTTTAAAGAAAAAGGCTATCAAGGTGAAATTGGTCTCGTACATGCATTAACACAATTTTATAGTATTGATCAACAACCTCAAAATATTGAAGCAACACGTAAACATGATATTTTCATGAATGGGTTCATGTTAGACGCAACATTTTTAGGCTATTATACGGACGAAAAACTCACAACAATAAAAACGATATTAGCAGATGAATTTGAGCAATTAGATATTCGAAAAGAGGAGTTGGATACCCTTAAAATTGCAGCACCGCAACTTGATTTTATTGGAATAAATTATTATCAAAGTAATTGGATTCAATACCATCAGGATGAAAGCTATATTTTTCATAATGGAACAGGTGATAAGGGGACTTCTGTGTATCGCATCGCAGGCATTGGTGAAGTTGTCAAAAATGATAAAATTCCAACGACCGACTGGGATTGGTATATTTATCCAGAAGGCCTTTACGATATGATTCAACGGATTCAAAATGATTATCCAAACTATAAGAAAATGCTCGTAACAGAAAATGGACTTGGTTACAAAGATCAGTGGATTGACGAAGAAACACCGATAAACGATCAAGTACGTATTGACTATATAGCAACTCATCTAGAAGCAATTAGTAAAGCGATCAAAGAGGGTGCACGTGTCGACGGTTATTTTGTATGGTCACTACAAGATATGTTTAGTTGGTCAAATGGTTATAATAAACGGTATGGACTATTCTATATTGATTTTGAAACGCAAAAAAGATATGTCAAAAAAAGTGCATTATGGTACCGTGAATTAGCAAAAACGATTGCCCAACAATCTTAA
- a CDS encoding Panacea domain-containing protein has translation MTYSINTIAKWFVENNITSSENSYDGNLTLNKLIYFADAMNYAINNKQLVDEVPVGFANGPVYQTVYIDHRYRTLASINSDEAEISEETLKLLRIVKFAFGSYNPQYLSELTHEQTPWKNKEELCKKNFINPQLSFEDLTDDEKSDLIEIYNMYGDMNLDNYVIDRIGNNVFVYDINTNLNEDDYMELQQLKIEKDSIFIEKIGGELVYA, from the coding sequence ATGACGTATAGTATTAATACGATTGCGAAATGGTTTGTAGAGAATAACATTACAAGCAGTGAAAACAGCTACGACGGGAATTTAACATTAAATAAACTTATTTATTTTGCAGATGCGATGAATTACGCAATCAACAACAAACAATTAGTAGATGAAGTACCAGTAGGATTTGCTAACGGCCCGGTGTATCAAACTGTGTATATTGATCATAGATACCGTACTTTAGCATCAATCAATTCGGATGAGGCTGAAATTTCTGAAGAAACTTTAAAATTGCTTAGAATTGTTAAATTCGCATTCGGATCATACAACCCTCAATATTTATCAGAATTAACACATGAACAAACTCCATGGAAAAATAAAGAGGAACTGTGTAAAAAAAATTTTATCAATCCGCAGCTTAGTTTTGAAGACTTAACTGATGATGAAAAATCTGATTTAATTGAAATATATAATATGTACGGAGATATGAATTTAGACAATTATGTGATTGACAGAATAGGAAACAATGTTTTTGTTTATGATATAAATACTAACCTAAATGAAGATGATTACATGGAACTACAGCAACTAAAAATTGAGAAAGATAGTATCTTTATTGAAAAAATTGGCGGAGAATTAGTGTATGCATAA